A window of the Bdellovibrio sp. ZAP7 genome harbors these coding sequences:
- the hmgA gene encoding homogentisate 1,2-dioxygenase, producing the protein MENQYLSGFGNHFSSEARPGALPVDQNSPQKVAMGLYAEQLSGSAFTAPRHHNLYSWLYRIRPSVVHKAFVPLQELTAKTFMKPQHINPNQMRWNPLAASGDADFVEGIRTVCGAGGAEDHRGIDVHLYSFNKAMGKRYFMNADGDFLFVPQSGSIQLKTEVGVIEAEPGEIAVVPRGMKFQVNPLGAGKCTGYIGENFGSPFQLPELGPIGANGLAHRRHFLTPKAAFEDLEGQFELVGKFAGQLWAAEMTHSPLDVVAWHGNYVSYKYDLRKFNVINTVSFDHPDPSIFTVLTSPSETPGTANVDFAIFPPRWMVAENTFRPPYFHRNCMSEYMGLIYGEYDAKTAGGFVPGGGSLHNFYSAHGPDVDAFEKASNADLKPIRLTATMAFMFESRSPYRVTDFAMGKDFLQADYQSCWQGFKKYFK; encoded by the coding sequence ATGGAAAATCAATATTTGTCAGGATTCGGAAATCATTTTTCTTCAGAGGCTCGTCCCGGTGCTTTGCCTGTGGATCAAAATTCTCCACAAAAAGTAGCTATGGGACTTTATGCGGAACAACTAAGTGGTTCTGCATTCACAGCGCCAAGACATCATAATCTTTATTCCTGGCTATATCGTATTCGTCCATCTGTTGTTCATAAAGCTTTTGTACCGTTGCAAGAACTGACGGCGAAAACTTTCATGAAACCTCAACACATCAATCCCAATCAAATGCGTTGGAATCCTTTGGCAGCATCAGGCGATGCTGATTTCGTTGAAGGAATTCGTACAGTTTGTGGAGCGGGTGGTGCCGAAGATCATCGCGGTATTGATGTGCATTTGTATTCTTTCAATAAAGCCATGGGGAAACGCTACTTCATGAATGCTGATGGAGATTTCCTATTCGTTCCTCAATCCGGATCGATTCAGTTGAAAACTGAAGTCGGCGTGATTGAAGCAGAGCCGGGCGAAATCGCTGTGGTTCCACGTGGAATGAAATTCCAGGTGAACCCATTGGGTGCTGGTAAATGCACAGGTTATATCGGTGAAAATTTCGGCAGTCCTTTTCAGCTTCCTGAATTGGGTCCGATTGGTGCAAATGGTTTAGCTCACCGTCGTCACTTCCTGACACCCAAAGCAGCTTTCGAAGATTTGGAAGGCCAATTTGAATTGGTCGGAAAATTCGCGGGTCAGTTGTGGGCGGCAGAAATGACTCATTCACCACTGGATGTGGTGGCTTGGCATGGGAACTACGTTTCCTACAAATACGATCTAAGAAAATTCAACGTTATCAATACCGTCAGCTTCGATCATCCAGATCCCTCTATCTTCACGGTGCTGACTTCTCCAAGTGAGACGCCAGGAACAGCGAACGTGGATTTTGCGATCTTCCCACCACGCTGGATGGTGGCGGAAAATACTTTCCGTCCTCCGTATTTCCATCGCAATTGCATGAGTGAATACATGGGTTTGATTTACGGCGAGTACGACGCGAAAACGGCTGGCGGCTTTGTTCCTGGCGGCGGCAGTCTTCATAACTTCTATTCCGCGCATGGACCGGATGTGGATGCTTTTGAAAAAGCCAGCAATGCGGATCTGAAGCCGATTCGTTTGACGGCCACAATGGCGTTCATGTTTGAATCGCGCTCTCCGTATCGAGTGACTGATTTCGCAATGGGGAAAGATTTCTTGCAGGCAGATTATCAATCTTGCTGGCAGGGTTTTAAAAAGTATTTCAAATAG